The Listeria sp. PSOL-1 genome includes a region encoding these proteins:
- the sufC gene encoding Fe-S cluster assembly ATPase SufC: protein MATLKIQDLHVEIEGKEILKGVNLEISTGQIHAIMGPNGTGKSTLSSAIMGHPKYEVTQGTITLDGENVLEMEVDERARAGLFLAMQYPSEISGVTNAEFMRAAINSRREEGNEIPLMKFIRTLDEKMELLDMDEEMAERYLNEGFSGGEKKRNEILQLLMIEPKIAILDEIDSGLDIDALKVVSKGVNAMRGDGFGCLIITHYQRLLNYIEPDFVHVVMQGKIVKEGGPELAKRLEAEGYDWIKQELGIEFDEEETVDQN from the coding sequence ATGGCAACATTGAAGATTCAAGATTTACACGTTGAAATAGAAGGAAAAGAAATTTTAAAAGGTGTCAACCTTGAAATTTCAACTGGTCAAATCCATGCAATCATGGGACCAAATGGAACAGGGAAATCGACACTTTCTTCCGCAATTATGGGGCACCCTAAGTATGAAGTAACGCAAGGAACCATTACGCTAGATGGCGAAAACGTGTTAGAAATGGAAGTTGATGAACGTGCACGTGCAGGTCTTTTTCTTGCTATGCAATACCCAAGCGAAATTAGTGGTGTAACAAATGCTGAATTTATGCGCGCTGCAATTAATAGTCGCCGCGAAGAAGGCAATGAAATCCCGTTAATGAAATTTATCCGCACATTAGATGAAAAAATGGAACTTTTAGATATGGATGAAGAAATGGCTGAACGCTACCTAAATGAAGGTTTTTCCGGCGGTGAAAAAAAACGAAATGAAATTTTACAATTATTAATGATTGAACCAAAGATAGCCATTTTAGATGAAATTGATTCAGGGCTTGATATTGACGCATTAAAAGTAGTATCTAAAGGTGTGAATGCCATGCGTGGCGATGGCTTTGGGTGCTTAATCATCACGCACTATCAACGTCTTTTAAATTATATTGAACCAGATTTTGTTCATGTGGTGATGCAAGGGAAAATAGTCAAAGAAGGCGGTCCAGAACTTGCTAAACGTCTAGAAGCTGAGGGTTATGACTGGATCAAACAAGAACTTGGAATCGAGTTTGACGAAGAAGAAACGGTAGACCAAAATTAA
- the sufD gene encoding Fe-S cluster assembly protein SufD, with translation MTENSLVQDDFIRTFSKNADEPSFLTDFRLASWELASKLDLPFVDKTKIDRWNFTQFGTYQAFQSELTNEDLPEEVTRLVETNNPHANYYIQIDQRPVKRQLNKELQTQGVIFTDIFTAIKEHPELVQKYFMKEAVKADEHKLTAFHAALVNGGVFLYVPKNIEITEPIQAVFVVDKANAPLLNHVLLVADDHSSVTYVENYISLDSEKSGIANIVEEVIANKNARITYGAVDNLPSGITSYVNRRGHVGQDSTIEWALGLMNDGDTINENVTNLIGSGASSDVKTVTVGRGKQTQNITTRVTHYAKATTGTILSHGVMKERATTIFNGIGHIKHGASKSDAQQESRVLMLSKEARGDANPILLIDENDVVAGHAASVGRVDPVELFYLMSRGISKQEAERLIIHGFLDPVVKQLPVEGVKELLQEVIEGKVR, from the coding sequence ATGACAGAAAATAGTTTAGTACAAGATGATTTTATCCGCACTTTTTCTAAAAATGCTGACGAACCAAGCTTTTTAACAGATTTTCGTCTAGCATCATGGGAACTTGCAAGCAAACTGGACTTGCCGTTTGTGGATAAAACTAAAATCGATCGTTGGAATTTTACTCAGTTTGGCACCTATCAAGCTTTTCAAAGTGAGTTAACGAATGAAGATTTACCTGAAGAAGTGACTCGTTTAGTAGAGACCAATAATCCTCATGCGAATTATTATATTCAAATTGATCAACGCCCAGTAAAACGCCAATTAAACAAAGAGTTACAAACACAAGGCGTTATTTTTACGGATATTTTTACTGCAATTAAAGAACATCCAGAATTAGTCCAAAAGTATTTTATGAAAGAAGCTGTAAAAGCGGATGAACATAAATTAACAGCATTCCATGCAGCACTTGTAAATGGCGGCGTCTTTTTATACGTGCCTAAAAATATAGAAATTACTGAACCAATTCAAGCAGTATTTGTAGTTGATAAAGCAAACGCCCCCCTTTTAAATCATGTTTTATTAGTAGCGGATGATCATAGCTCCGTTACTTATGTTGAAAATTATATCAGCTTAGACAGCGAAAAAAGCGGGATTGCAAATATAGTTGAAGAGGTCATTGCAAATAAAAATGCACGAATCACTTACGGGGCAGTAGATAATTTGCCAAGCGGGATAACAAGTTACGTTAATCGTCGGGGTCATGTTGGGCAAGATTCAACAATTGAATGGGCACTTGGTTTGATGAATGACGGTGATACAATTAATGAAAATGTCACCAATTTAATCGGTAGTGGTGCGAGTAGCGATGTTAAAACAGTCACTGTCGGGCGTGGCAAACAAACGCAAAATATTACAACTCGCGTGACGCATTATGCAAAAGCAACAACTGGAACCATCCTTTCACACGGCGTAATGAAAGAACGCGCTACGACAATTTTTAACGGAATAGGTCATATCAAACATGGTGCTTCAAAATCTGATGCTCAGCAAGAATCACGTGTGCTGATGTTAAGTAAAGAGGCACGTGGCGATGCGAATCCGATTCTATTGATTGACGAAAATGATGTAGTTGCAGGACATGCTGCCTCTGTTGGACGTGTGGATCCGGTAGAACTTTTCTATCTGATGAGCCGAGGGATTTCAAAACAAGAAGCTGAGCGGTTGATTATTCATGGCTTCCTTGATCCGGTTGTTAAGCAGTTGCCAGTTGAAGGTGTGAAAGAATTATTACAGGAAGTTATCGAAGGGAAAGTGCGCTAA
- a CDS encoding methionine ABC transporter ATP-binding protein: MITLQNVIKDYTSGKKRVRAVEGVNLTINQGEIFGVVGYSGAGKSSLIRMFNGLELPTSGKVEVNNKEISRIRGRELRKARQKIGMIFQHFNLLWSRTVFENIAFPLEIAGIRGKKRKARVNELIRLVGLVGKEDAYPAELSGGQKQRVGIARALANDPTVLLCDEATSALDPQTTDEVLELLLDINKRLNLTIIVITHEMHVIRKICKRVAVMEAGKVVEMGEVLEVFKHPEQNVTKRFVRQVTETDETEDLIHLLLSNYSDGKLVRLLFMSENATQPIISQVAQQNHVLLNVLHGSLTQTQNGAYGTLYVQIQGDEQQIEATIGDLRALNVETEVIEA; encoded by the coding sequence ATGATTACTTTGCAAAATGTTATTAAAGATTATACTTCTGGTAAAAAAAGGGTTCGTGCTGTTGAAGGTGTCAATTTAACCATTAATCAAGGTGAAATCTTTGGAGTTGTTGGCTATTCAGGTGCAGGGAAAAGTAGCCTAATTCGTATGTTTAATGGTTTAGAGCTACCAACTTCTGGCAAGGTTGAAGTAAACAACAAAGAAATCAGTCGCATTCGTGGTCGTGAATTGCGAAAAGCCCGCCAGAAAATTGGAATGATTTTCCAACATTTCAATTTACTTTGGTCGCGAACTGTTTTTGAAAACATTGCTTTTCCACTTGAAATAGCTGGAATTCGTGGTAAAAAACGAAAAGCCCGAGTAAATGAACTCATTCGACTCGTGGGCCTCGTTGGAAAAGAAGACGCTTATCCAGCGGAGCTTAGTGGTGGACAAAAACAGCGCGTTGGTATTGCGCGCGCTTTGGCTAACGATCCAACGGTTTTACTTTGTGATGAAGCAACATCAGCGCTTGATCCGCAAACAACGGATGAAGTTTTAGAATTATTACTAGATATTAACAAGCGACTGAACTTAACGATTATTGTCATCACACACGAAATGCACGTTATTCGTAAAATCTGCAAACGCGTAGCTGTAATGGAAGCGGGTAAAGTTGTAGAAATGGGCGAAGTATTAGAAGTCTTCAAACATCCAGAACAAAATGTTACCAAACGTTTCGTCAGACAAGTGACGGAAACAGATGAAACAGAAGATCTCATTCATTTGCTCCTAAGCAATTATTCAGATGGGAAGCTTGTACGACTCCTTTTCATGAGCGAAAATGCGACACAGCCAATCATCTCCCAAGTAGCGCAGCAAAATCATGTGTTGCTGAATGTTCTTCATGGCAGTTTAACACAAACGCAAAATGGTGCTTACGGAACATTATATGTTCAAATTCAAGGTGATGAGCAACAAATTGAGGCGACAATTGGCGATCTGCGCGCACTTAATGTAGAAACTGAGGTGATTGAAGCATGA
- a CDS encoding cysteine desulfurase, which translates to MINIEKVRADFKILNQEVNDKPLIYLDNAATSQTPRQVIQALSHYYENDNANVHRGVHTLSTRATDAYEAARAKVARFIGARVTSEVIFTRGTTTALNLVCNSYGEANIQPGDEIVISYLEHHSNLIPWQQLAKRKGAVLKYIDLEKDGTISEEKANIAITEKTKIVAIAHVSNVIGSITPIKEIAALAHKHGAVIVVDGAQAVPHLKVDVQALDVDFYAFSGHKMLGPTGSGALYGRRELLENMDPSEFGGEMIDFVELYDSTWKELPWKFEAGTPIIGGQIALGAAIDYIENIGIETIHQHEIALNEYALAEMQKIDGVTIYGPLEADKRCGLVTFNLEGVHPHDVATVLDEERIAIRAGHHCAQPLMKWLETSSTARASFYLYNTKEEITAFIDGLKLTREYFGL; encoded by the coding sequence ATGATAAACATCGAAAAAGTGCGAGCTGACTTTAAGATTTTAAATCAAGAAGTCAATGATAAGCCACTTATTTATTTAGATAATGCGGCAACTTCTCAGACACCAAGACAAGTCATTCAAGCGTTAAGCCATTATTATGAAAACGATAATGCGAATGTTCATCGCGGTGTCCATACGCTTTCAACCAGAGCAACAGATGCTTATGAAGCTGCGCGTGCAAAAGTAGCGCGTTTTATTGGCGCACGTGTAACATCTGAGGTTATTTTTACGCGAGGAACAACAACCGCATTGAATTTAGTATGTAATAGCTACGGCGAAGCAAATATTCAACCGGGCGATGAAATTGTGATTTCTTATTTAGAACATCATAGCAATTTAATCCCATGGCAGCAATTAGCTAAGCGAAAAGGCGCAGTGCTTAAATATATTGATTTAGAAAAAGATGGAACAATTTCTGAAGAGAAAGCAAATATTGCCATCACTGAAAAAACAAAAATTGTAGCGATAGCTCATGTTTCAAACGTGATCGGAAGCATTACCCCCATCAAAGAAATTGCAGCGCTGGCTCATAAGCATGGAGCTGTTATTGTCGTTGATGGTGCGCAGGCTGTGCCGCATTTAAAAGTAGATGTGCAGGCTTTAGATGTGGATTTTTATGCCTTTTCTGGACATAAAATGCTTGGCCCAACAGGTAGTGGAGCCCTTTATGGTAGACGTGAGCTCCTTGAAAATATGGATCCTAGTGAATTTGGTGGCGAAATGATTGATTTTGTTGAGCTTTATGATTCGACTTGGAAAGAACTACCATGGAAATTCGAAGCTGGAACGCCGATTATTGGAGGGCAAATTGCTTTAGGTGCAGCGATCGATTATATCGAAAATATCGGCATTGAAACCATTCATCAACATGAAATTGCGCTTAATGAATATGCGCTAGCTGAAATGCAGAAGATCGATGGAGTGACGATTTACGGACCACTTGAGGCGGACAAACGTTGCGGATTAGTTACTTTTAATTTAGAAGGCGTTCATCCGCACGATGTGGCGACAGTTCTTGATGAAGAAAGAATCGCGATTCGTGCCGGGCATCACTGTGCACAGCCGCTAATGAAGTGGCTTGAAACTAGCTCCACAGCACGAGCGAGTTTTTATCTGTATAATACTAAAGAAGAAATAACAGCCTTTATCGATGGGCTTAAGCTAACGAGGGAGTATTTTGGCTTATGA
- the sufU gene encoding Fe-S cluster assembly sulfur transfer protein SufU, producing MSSSRKLDQLYRQVIMDHYKNPRNKGELTDSNITIDLNNPTCGDQIHLHLKIEAGTITAASFTGEGCSISMASASMMTMSIIGHTEKEALEMSRQFSEMVQGHDHEPIDEDGDVEALAGVAKFPARIKCATLAWKAMERAIYEKEGGDIDD from the coding sequence ATGAGTAGTAGTCGAAAATTGGATCAACTTTATAGGCAAGTGATTATGGATCATTATAAAAATCCGCGCAATAAAGGCGAACTTACTGATTCTAATATTACAATTGACCTAAATAATCCTACTTGTGGTGATCAAATTCACCTTCATTTAAAAATAGAAGCTGGTACGATTACAGCAGCAAGCTTTACTGGAGAAGGCTGCTCTATTTCAATGGCTAGTGCTTCAATGATGACAATGAGTATCATCGGACATACCGAAAAAGAGGCGCTCGAGATGAGCCGTCAATTTTCAGAAATGGTTCAAGGACATGATCATGAACCAATTGATGAAGATGGTGACGTTGAGGCTCTTGCTGGTGTTGCAAAGTTTCCTGCAAGAATCAAATGTGCAACGCTCGCTTGGAAAGCAATGGAACGTGCTATTTATGAAAAAGAAGGAGGAGACATAGATGACTGA
- a CDS encoding response regulator transcription factor yields the protein MMTAILIADDDKEIVDLVKLYLQNEGYDIFQAYDGAQAWQYVQEKDLSLVILDIMMPEMDGLEVCKKMRNDGINTPILMLSAKAEDNDKIMGLLTGADDYMVKPFNPVELSVRVKAILRRIQLMKTSEQTSSEKLVIGPIIIDRSHHIVTVNEKELHLTTSEFDILYLLASEPGRVFSSEYIFERIWQEQAFGASKTVMVHISNLRDKLREALGGENVIKTIWGVGYKIEI from the coding sequence ATGATGACGGCTATTTTAATTGCAGATGATGACAAAGAGATTGTTGATTTAGTCAAACTCTATCTCCAAAATGAAGGCTATGATATCTTTCAAGCCTATGACGGGGCACAGGCATGGCAATATGTGCAGGAAAAAGATTTGTCGCTCGTTATTTTAGATATTATGATGCCTGAAATGGATGGGCTTGAAGTTTGTAAGAAAATGCGTAATGATGGCATTAATACACCGATTTTAATGCTTAGCGCGAAAGCAGAAGATAATGATAAAATTATGGGCTTGCTCACTGGGGCAGATGATTACATGGTTAAGCCCTTTAACCCAGTAGAACTCTCCGTTCGAGTTAAAGCGATTTTGCGTCGCATCCAATTGATGAAAACAAGCGAACAGACTTCAAGTGAAAAGCTTGTCATCGGTCCAATTATCATTGATCGGTCACATCATATTGTGACAGTTAATGAAAAAGAGCTTCATTTGACGACATCTGAATTTGATATTCTATATTTGTTAGCAAGTGAGCCAGGGCGTGTTTTTAGCTCAGAATATATCTTTGAAAGAATTTGGCAAGAACAAGCATTTGGTGCTAGCAAAACGGTTATGGTGCATATTAGTAATTTGCGTGATAAATTGCGGGAGGCGCTCGGCGGGGAAAATGTGATTAAAACCATTTGGGGAGTGGGTTATAAAATTGAGATTTAA
- a CDS encoding sensor histidine kinase: MKLRFKRFIKNISHIMNPWQIMFFIVVSWLGAAILLRTVYFWMINIRDDSVVLRGLTETFLTLFGHGKFQTIIDSPLLLLTKFLFQVMIALLIFFIFYRLTRQRRLKKQLQTINYALNLDQPVDTESLVPEIRELEVNIEKMRDRQRNLMEQEQQAQQAKNDLITNVSHDLRTPLTSILGYLSYIHDDRYRDEIELRYYTELVYNKARHLHKLIDDLFSYTRLESPDYTLANDQLDMIELLRQLVAEFDGLAQKKGMELVEIYEDDNLMVSGDGNQIMRLFENLFSNALRYGEGDKQIDITARRDGEWAVIGVTNYGKEIPAFDLPHLFERFYKVDKNRTTTGTGLGLAIAKSIVERHGGLVMATSKNHRTTFTVKLPLL, translated from the coding sequence ATAAAATTGAGATTTAAACGATTCATTAAAAATATTAGTCATATAATGAACCCTTGGCAGATCATGTTTTTTATCGTTGTTTCCTGGTTAGGTGCTGCGATTCTTTTACGAACAGTTTATTTTTGGATGATTAATATTCGTGATGATTCCGTTGTTTTACGTGGCTTGACTGAAACTTTCCTCACTTTATTTGGTCATGGAAAATTTCAAACCATCATCGATTCGCCGTTGTTGCTTTTGACCAAATTTCTTTTTCAAGTGATGATTGCGCTGCTCATTTTTTTCATTTTCTATCGTTTAACGCGTCAAAGAAGGTTGAAAAAGCAGCTGCAAACCATTAATTATGCGTTAAATCTTGATCAACCAGTCGATACAGAAAGCCTTGTGCCAGAGATTCGCGAACTTGAGGTTAATATTGAAAAAATGCGTGATCGCCAAAGAAACCTGATGGAGCAAGAGCAGCAAGCACAACAAGCTAAAAACGATTTAATTACCAATGTTTCGCATGATCTTAGAACCCCACTTACCTCTATTTTAGGTTATTTGAGCTATATTCATGACGATCGGTATCGTGATGAAATCGAACTTCGCTATTATACCGAACTCGTTTATAATAAAGCGCGTCATTTGCATAAATTGATTGATGACTTATTTTCCTATACACGTCTTGAGAGCCCAGATTATACATTAGCCAATGATCAACTTGATATGATTGAACTTTTACGACAATTGGTTGCAGAATTTGATGGTTTAGCGCAAAAAAAAGGAATGGAATTGGTTGAAATATACGAAGATGATAATTTAATGGTCAGTGGCGATGGAAATCAGATCATGCGACTTTTTGAAAACTTATTTTCAAATGCTTTGCGTTACGGAGAAGGGGATAAACAAATTGACATTACTGCTCGTCGTGATGGTGAATGGGCAGTTATTGGTGTAACCAATTATGGCAAAGAAATTCCAGCGTTTGATTTACCACATTTATTCGAACGTTTTTATAAAGTGGATAAAAATCGTACAACGACAGGTACAGGTTTAGGCCTTGCGATCGCTAAGTCAATTGTAGAAAGACACGGTGGTTTAGTTATGGCAACCAGCAAGAATCATCGAACGACATTTACGGTGAAATTACCGTTATTATAG
- a CDS encoding copper-translocating P-type ATPase: MKHSNFKKRFFISVILTIPIFFMSSMTEMLTGAKVEFPGSNWVLLSLATVIFFYGGWPFLSGTIEELKEKNPAMMTLIALAIIVAYVYSVAILFSSNGMNYFWELATLIDIMLLGHWIEMRAVMNASNALKKMAELLPGNAHLVLQTGKIKDISLQEVTTGQTVLVKEGEKVPTDGEIISGETDVNEALLTGESKAVNKTVGNQVIAGSLNGNNAIKIKVTATGEDSYLSQVIKLVSDAQKEKSKTETISDKAAKLLFYLALLVGIITFIVWFSLSNDWAEAVNRAVTVLIIACPHALGLAIPLVVAKSTSLSAHNGLLVRKRRALESARLVDTIAFDKTGTLTEGEFKITDMVAIHGTEQDLLQIVASLEAQMSHPIATSIVKAAKEEDISFMTAKNVKAISGVGLTGKVEGKTYQVVNSKYMAENLKDIDISKATALAKEGKTISFLLQDHSWVGFIAIMDEVRTTAKDTVQGLHELGKKAMMLTGDSQNVAKTVGQILNIDYIESELLPQNKASVIKDYQKHGKKMMMVGDGVNDSPALATADLGVAIGAGTDVAIETADVILSKSNPKDILYFIRLSKITYRKMIQNLWWAAGYNIIAIPLAAGVLAPIGIVLSPAVGAILMSLSTVIVAINAQIMKV, from the coding sequence ATGAAGCATAGTAATTTTAAAAAACGTTTCTTCATTTCAGTTATTTTAACGATTCCCATTTTTTTCATGTCATCAATGACGGAAATGCTAACAGGGGCTAAAGTTGAATTCCCAGGCTCTAATTGGGTGCTCTTAAGTTTAGCAACAGTCATCTTTTTTTATGGTGGATGGCCTTTTCTTTCTGGCACGATAGAAGAATTAAAGGAAAAAAATCCAGCAATGATGACACTGATAGCGCTAGCGATTATTGTGGCATATGTATATAGTGTCGCGATTCTTTTTTCAAGTAATGGTATGAATTATTTTTGGGAATTAGCGACATTAATTGACATCATGCTTTTAGGCCATTGGATTGAAATGCGGGCAGTAATGAATGCTAGCAATGCTTTGAAGAAAATGGCCGAATTACTTCCAGGAAATGCTCACCTTGTACTTCAGACTGGAAAAATAAAGGATATCTCGTTACAAGAAGTGACAACAGGACAAACTGTGTTAGTCAAAGAAGGGGAAAAAGTCCCTACTGATGGCGAAATTATTTCAGGAGAAACCGATGTGAATGAAGCTCTTTTAACAGGGGAATCGAAAGCAGTGAATAAAACAGTTGGTAACCAAGTGATTGCGGGTTCGCTTAATGGAAATAATGCAATCAAAATAAAAGTAACAGCTACGGGCGAGGATAGTTATTTATCACAAGTTATCAAACTTGTTAGCGATGCCCAAAAAGAAAAATCAAAAACAGAAACGATTTCTGATAAAGCTGCTAAATTGCTGTTTTACTTGGCACTTTTGGTAGGGATAATCACCTTTATTGTTTGGTTTAGCCTCTCAAATGATTGGGCGGAAGCTGTTAATCGCGCTGTGACTGTACTAATTATTGCTTGCCCGCATGCGTTAGGTTTGGCTATCCCGCTTGTTGTTGCTAAATCCACATCACTATCAGCCCATAATGGATTATTAGTTAGAAAGCGAAGGGCTTTAGAAAGTGCAAGGTTAGTTGATACGATTGCTTTTGATAAAACGGGAACCTTAACAGAAGGTGAGTTTAAAATAACAGATATGGTAGCTATACATGGAACAGAACAAGATTTACTCCAAATAGTAGCAAGCCTTGAAGCGCAAATGAGCCATCCTATTGCAACAAGTATTGTCAAAGCTGCCAAAGAAGAGGATATTTCCTTTATGACTGCTAAAAATGTGAAAGCTATTTCTGGTGTAGGATTGACAGGTAAAGTCGAAGGTAAAACATATCAAGTGGTCAATAGCAAGTATATGGCTGAAAACCTTAAAGACATTGATATCAGCAAAGCGACAGCACTTGCTAAGGAAGGAAAAACAATTTCATTCTTGCTTCAGGATCATTCGTGGGTTGGGTTTATCGCCATCATGGATGAAGTGCGCACAACAGCTAAAGATACAGTGCAAGGTTTACATGAATTAGGCAAAAAAGCCATGATGCTAACAGGAGATAGTCAAAATGTAGCTAAAACGGTAGGGCAAATCTTAAACATTGATTATATTGAGTCGGAGCTATTGCCCCAAAATAAAGCAAGCGTTATTAAAGATTATCAGAAACATGGCAAGAAAATGATGATGGTAGGGGATGGCGTAAATGATTCACCAGCTTTAGCCACAGCAGACCTTGGTGTCGCAATTGGGGCAGGAACTGATGTAGCCATAGAAACAGCAGATGTTATCCTTTCAAAAAGCAATCCGAAAGATATTCTCTATTTCATCCGATTATCAAAAATAACATATCGAAAAATGATTCAAAATTTATGGTGGGCAGCCGGGTATAACATCATTGCGATTCCATTAGCAGCGGGTGTACTTGCCCCAATTGGGATTGTGCTTTCGCCAGCAGTAGGCGCGATCTTGATGTCACTTAGCACAGTGATTGTTGCGATCAATGCTCAAATTATGAAAGTTTAA
- a CDS encoding MetQ/NlpA family ABC transporter substrate-binding protein, producing MKKIVSGLLITSLIFVLAACGGGASKKSSDDKTLVVGASNTPHAQILEQVKPILKKEGVNLKIVKYTDYVMPNKALDEGELDANYYQHVPFLKLEEKEKGYKFANVGAIHLEPMGVYSKKVKKLKDLKDGSQILLSNSKSDWPRVISIFVKAGLLKLKPGVNPEDATFNDIKENPKNLKFKYDLDPAYLMTAYNNGEGDAVVINSNFVVDQGLNPMKDSIAIEGKDSPYANIIVTKESNKNNKNIKKLVDALHSKKIQDWILKKWSGAVVPVDK from the coding sequence ATGAAGAAAATTGTTTCAGGTTTGTTGATCACTAGCTTAATATTTGTTCTTGCTGCGTGTGGTGGAGGCGCGAGTAAAAAATCTTCTGACGACAAAACATTAGTTGTTGGTGCATCTAATACACCTCATGCACAAATTTTAGAGCAAGTTAAACCGATTTTAAAAAAAGAAGGTGTTAACTTAAAGATTGTTAAATATACCGATTATGTAATGCCTAATAAAGCTTTAGACGAGGGAGAACTAGATGCCAACTACTACCAGCATGTACCTTTCCTTAAATTGGAAGAGAAAGAAAAAGGTTATAAATTTGCTAATGTTGGTGCCATTCATCTTGAACCAATGGGTGTATACTCTAAAAAAGTAAAAAAACTTAAAGATCTAAAAGATGGTTCACAAATCTTACTTTCAAACAGTAAGTCTGATTGGCCGCGTGTCATTAGTATTTTTGTAAAAGCTGGGCTACTTAAATTAAAACCAGGTGTTAACCCAGAAGATGCAACATTTAATGATATCAAAGAAAATCCAAAAAACTTAAAGTTTAAGTATGACTTAGATCCTGCGTATCTCATGACAGCTTACAATAATGGAGAAGGCGATGCAGTTGTCATTAACTCAAACTTTGTTGTAGACCAAGGTTTAAATCCGATGAAAGATTCTATTGCCATTGAAGGCAAAGATTCTCCTTATGCAAATATTATTGTTACCAAAGAATCAAACAAAAATAATAAAAATATAAAGAAACTAGTCGATGCACTTCATTCAAAAAAAATACAAGACTGGATTCTAAAAAAATGGAGCGGAGCAGTTGTTCCAGTGGATAAATAA
- a CDS encoding methionine ABC transporter permease yields the protein MSKLFPDVDWHIMWGYTSETLYMTLSSLVAVCILGILLGLLLFLSNRQGNVGAKVLYWITAILVNVFRSIPFIILIVLLLPMTKTLVGTIIGPKAALPALIISAAPFYARMVEIAFREVDKGVLEAAKAMGANLFTVICKVLIPEALPAIISGLTVTAISLVGFTAMAGVIGAGGLGNAAYLEGFQRNQPDITIAATIIILIIVFIFQIIGDLLVKKVDKR from the coding sequence ATGAGCAAACTTTTTCCAGATGTTGATTGGCATATCATGTGGGGCTATACAAGTGAAACTTTATATATGACCTTAAGTTCGCTTGTTGCTGTATGTATTCTTGGTATCTTATTAGGGTTATTATTATTTTTAAGCAACCGCCAAGGGAATGTCGGCGCTAAGGTTTTATATTGGATTACAGCTATTTTAGTCAATGTTTTCCGATCTATTCCTTTTATTATATTAATTGTTTTACTTTTACCAATGACAAAGACGCTTGTAGGTACGATCATTGGACCGAAAGCCGCTTTGCCTGCTTTAATTATCTCAGCAGCGCCATTTTATGCGCGTATGGTAGAAATTGCTTTCCGCGAAGTAGATAAAGGGGTTTTAGAAGCAGCTAAAGCAATGGGAGCTAATTTATTTACAGTGATTTGTAAAGTCTTAATTCCTGAAGCTTTACCAGCAATTATCTCAGGTCTTACAGTAACCGCGATCTCACTCGTTGGTTTTACAGCGATGGCAGGTGTTATTGGTGCAGGTGGGCTAGGAAATGCTGCGTACTTAGAAGGTTTCCAACGTAATCAGCCAGATATAACGATTGCGGCAACAATTATTATTTTAATTATCGTCTTTATCTTCCAGATCATTGGCGATTTATTAGTTAAAAAAGTAGATAAAAGATAA